In Gammaproteobacteria bacterium, the DNA window GAAAGCGAAGGTGGACGCAGTGCCGGGAGGGGAAACGATGTCTTCGGAACGCGAGAGCTCGAGGCCCATGGGCATCCGGGTGGTCGGAACGATCCGGACACCCTTCCCCCACGCCTCCGGCACGCCAATCCAGGCCGTCTACGGCCAGGGTGTCGAGGCCCAGGTCGTGGTCGACGAGGAGTACTCCCGCGCCCTGGACGACATCGACGGCTTCGAGCGCATCTGGCTCATCTACTGGATGGATCGGGTGGAGGCGTTCCGGCCCAAGGTGGTTCCGTACCGCGACATTCAAGAGCGTGGACTCTTTGCCACCCGGTCCCCGACGCGGCCGAACCCCATCGGCATGTCCGTGGTCCGCCTCCTGCGCCGGGAGGGCAACATCCTGCACGTGGCCGACATCGACACCCTGGACGGCACGCCACTGCTCGACATCAAGCCCTACGTCCCCGAATTCGACGCCCACCCTGGCTCCCGCGCCGGCTGGCTCGATGCCCCCGCGATGGACCGGCGCCACGCGGACGACCGGTTCCACGCAGAGACTCCCGGCAAGAGGTCCGAGAAGTAGCCAGTACGTCTCTTTTCTCCAGGACCGCAGGTAGCCTCCGGGCGCATCGTTGCGTCGGCGGGCCGAAGGCGGTCAGCCACGGTAGGGCGGGAGCGAGAGGTTCCACTGGATGGCGGCCAGGCGCAGCCCGGTGCTCACGGCGAATGCTACGCCGGCAGCGAGCGGCGTGCCGACCCCGATGGCGTCCAGTCCCACGTACAGGGCGCTGCCCAACAGTGCGGCCAGCGCGTAGACTTCCTTCTGCAGCACCAGCGGGACTTCGTTGCAAAGAACGTCGCGGATCATGCCGCCGACGATCGCCGTCGTGACCCCCATCATGATGGCGATCCCGCCGGGGGTTCCGGCCCCCAGGCCGACCTGCGTTCCGGACACGGCAAAGAGGCCGAGTCCGAGGGCGTCGGCGAGGGGTCCCATCGGAGAACATCGTATCATCACCAGGAAGCCCACGATGTCGATCATCCTCGCCACCGAACACCTGACCCGCCGGTTCAACACCGTCGTGGCCGTCGACGACCTGACCCTCAGCGTCGAGGCGGGCGAGGTCTTCGGTCTGCTCGGGCGCAACGGCTCGGGCAAGACCACGCTGATCAAGATGCTGACGACCCTGTTGTTGCCCAGCGCGGGCTCCGCGCGGGTTGGCGGCTTCGACGTGGTCCACCAGGCCGCCGAGGTCCGCCGCCTCATCGGCTACGTGCCCCAGGCCCTGTCGGCCGATGGTGAATTGACCGGTTACGAGAACCTGCGCGTCTTCGCGGCGCTCTACGACATCCCGCGCGCGCAACGGGAGGTACGCATCCGGGAGAGCCTGGGCTTCATGAACCTGATCGAGCACAAGGACAAGATGGTGAAGGCCTACTCGGGCGGAATGATCCGGCGGCTGGAGATCGCCCAGGCCATGCTGCATCACCCCCGGGTGATGTTCCTGGACGAGCCGACCGTCGGCCTGGACCCGGTGGCGCGCGAGTCGGTCTGGGAGCACGTCGGGCAGTTGCGCGCGGACTTCGGCACCACGATCTTCTTCACCACGCACTACATGGAAGAGGCGGAGGACTCCTGTACGCAGGCGGCGATCCTGCGTCAGGGTCAATTGATCGCCGTCGGCACACCGGCCGCGCTGAAGGCGGCGACCGGAAATCCCGGCGCCAGCATGGATGACGTGTTCAGCTATTACACGGGGGACACGGTGGAGGAGAACGGCGCCTACCTCGAGACCGCGGCCATGCGCCGGGCCACCCGGAAGCTCGGCCGCTGATTGCTGCCATGAGGACCACGCCCGCAGGCTTTGTCGCGAAGACCCTGGCCGTCGCCGAGATGGAGGTGCGCAAGCTGCGCCACGACCCGACGGAGCTGCTCACCCGCGCCGTGCAACCGGCCCTCTGGCTGCTCATGTTCGGGCAGGTCTTCAGCCGGACTCATCTCATCCCGAGCGGCACGCTGAGTTACATGGATTTCCTGATGCCGGGGATCCTGGCGCAGAGCGTTTTGTTCGTCGCCATCTTCAACGGCATCTCGATCATCTGGGAGCGGGACCTCGGCATCGTCCACAAGTTCCTGGTGAGCCCGACGCCGCGCACCGCGCTGGTGTTGGGCAAGTCCGTCTCCGCAGGCGTGCGGGCGATCGCCCAGGCGGCCCTCATCTACCTGCTGGCGTTTGCCCTGGGTGTGCACATCAACTGGAGTCCCGTGGCGCTCCTCGGCGTGCTGCTGTTCGTCCTGTTGGGGGCGAGCCTCTTCTCGACCTTCTCGCTCATCATCGCCTGCCTGGTCAAGACGCGGGAGCGCTTCATGGGCATTGGCCAGGTCATCACCATGCCGCTCTTCTTCGGCAGCAATGCGATCTATCCCACCGAGATCATGCCGGACTGGCTCAAGACGATAGCGCACATCAATCCGCTGACCTACGAGGTCGACGGCCTGCGTGCGCTGACGGTGGTCGGCAGCCACAGCGTGCTCGGTCTCTCTGTCGACTATGCGGTCCTCGCCGCGGTCCTGCTGGTGTTGATCTTCATCGCCGGATGGATCTACCCGCGGATCATCTCCTGACGAACAACCTTCCACGCCTGCCCCGCCTCGCGAATATCGGCTCGGCAACGTCGCTGGCGACCCGCTCCCGGAGAGGGAGCGTCCGACCAGCGGCGCGGGCTAGCTGAGCAGCGCGATCCACGCCGGCAGGGTGACCAGAAAGGCGAGGCTGCTCCAGCTGGCGGTCAGCGCCGCGGCGCGCACGTCCAGGTTGAAGCGGTCCGCGAAGCTCGCGGCGATGACCATGGTCGGCATGGCCACCTCCAAGATCGCGGCGTTCTGCGCGGGGTGCAGCTCTCCCAGCGTGAGCCGCGTCAGGCCCCAGACGATGAGGGGGGCCACGGCGAGCTTGACGGCGACCGCGGCGAGCACGGGGCGGGTGGGCTTCAGGTCGCCCCAGGGGATGGAGAGCCCCAGGCTGAACAGCATGATGGGGATGGTGGCCTGGCCCATGAACTTGGCCGCCTTGACCAGGGGCTCCAGCTCCACGCCGGAGAAGTTCACCACGAAGCCGAGCACGTAGCCCCACACCGGCGGCAGGGTCAGCACCATGCGGAAGAGGCTCTGGCCCCGTCCGCCGGGGTGGCCCAGGCCGGTGGCGATCCACACCCCGA includes these proteins:
- the tsaA gene encoding tRNA (N6-threonylcarbamoyladenosine(37)-N6)-methyltransferase TrmO; protein product: MSSERESSRPMGIRVVGTIRTPFPHASGTPIQAVYGQGVEAQVVVDEEYSRALDDIDGFERIWLIYWMDRVEAFRPKVVPYRDIQERGLFATRSPTRPNPIGMSVVRLLRREGNILHVADIDTLDGTPLLDIKPYVPEFDAHPGSRAGWLDAPAMDRRHADDRFHAETPGKRSEK
- a CDS encoding TRIC cation channel family protein gives rise to the protein MIDIVGFLVMIRCSPMGPLADALGLGLFAVSGTQVGLGAGTPGGIAIMMGVTTAIVGGMIRDVLCNEVPLVLQKEVYALAALLGSALYVGLDAIGVGTPLAAGVAFAVSTGLRLAAIQWNLSLPPYRG
- a CDS encoding ATP-binding cassette domain-containing protein; translated protein: MSIILATEHLTRRFNTVVAVDDLTLSVEAGEVFGLLGRNGSGKTTLIKMLTTLLLPSAGSARVGGFDVVHQAAEVRRLIGYVPQALSADGELTGYENLRVFAALYDIPRAQREVRIRESLGFMNLIEHKDKMVKAYSGGMIRRLEIAQAMLHHPRVMFLDEPTVGLDPVARESVWEHVGQLRADFGTTIFFTTHYMEEAEDSCTQAAILRQGQLIAVGTPAALKAATGNPGASMDDVFSYYTGDTVEENGAYLETAAMRRATRKLGR
- a CDS encoding ABC transporter permease, which gives rise to MRTTPAGFVAKTLAVAEMEVRKLRHDPTELLTRAVQPALWLLMFGQVFSRTHLIPSGTLSYMDFLMPGILAQSVLFVAIFNGISIIWERDLGIVHKFLVSPTPRTALVLGKSVSAGVRAIAQAALIYLLAFALGVHINWSPVALLGVLLFVLLGASLFSTFSLIIACLVKTRERFMGIGQVITMPLFFGSNAIYPTEIMPDWLKTIAHINPLTYEVDGLRALTVVGSHSVLGLSVDYAVLAAVLLVLIFIAGWIYPRIIS
- a CDS encoding AEC family transporter, coding for MSIEFLIQLLLQVWLPVALLVAAGGLWTRYRADTFPAAKLRVDLNRVVVDVFAPTLLFALAAEAHVDRQMLTVPVIMAAGILVSLALLHTLLYRSRLGAGLGPESRAAILLAGSFSNVLFMGYPTLTFLYGDAGGTYAAFADVLASTPLLWTLGVWIATGLGHPGGRGQSLFRMVLTLPPVWGYVLGFVVNFSGVELEPLVKAAKFMGQATIPIMLFSLGLSIPWGDLKPTRPVLAAVAVKLAVAPLIVWGLTRLTLGELHPAQNAAILEVAMPTMVIAASFADRFNLDVRAAALTASWSSLAFLVTLPAWIALLS